A part of Astatotilapia calliptera chromosome 15, fAstCal1.2, whole genome shotgun sequence genomic DNA contains:
- the armc1l gene encoding armadillo repeat containing 1, like isoform X2, whose amino-acid sequence MMDALSVVSQLRDLASEPQNRDVIVQDQGCLPGLVLFLDHQNPDVLFATLQTLRYLAELSTNIPTMKNELGMMVSLENLLARDGLSVDITSLAKEVYDILNAPANPPPERRKKPQFFLNSSNKKAKSITLHIQGLDSSHRGLCEEALLKVKGVISFTFQMASKRCTVRIRSDLPTESLATAIAGTKVLSAQQVIKNEAGEEVYIPLKSSGVDVPQNSALPDYLPEEEESPVREVDRAISRTTAKEDSSGSWLNAAASFLTKTFYW is encoded by the exons ATGATGGATGCACTGTCGGTGGTGAGTCAGCTCCGGGACTTGGCTTCTGAGCCCCAGAACCGCGACGTGATAGTCCAGGATCAGGGCTGTCTCCCTGGGTTGGTTCTCTTCCTGGACCACCAGAACCCAGATGTCCTTTTTGCAACTCTACAG ACCCTACGTTACTTGGCTGAGTTATCTACCAACATCCCCACCATGAAGAATGAACTGGGTATGATGGTGAGCTTGGAGAATCTTTTGGCAAG AGATGGTCTTTCTGTTGATATCACCTCTTTGGCCAAGGAAGTTTACGATATTCTCAATGCACCTGCTAATCCTCCGcctgagagaagaaagaaaccCCAGTTCTTTCTCAATTCTTCCAACAAGAAGGCCAAGTCCATCACTCTGCACATACAGGGCTTGGACAGCTCT CATCGAGGTTTGTGCGAGGAAGCTCTTCTGAAGGTCAAAGGAGTGATAAGCTTCACTTTCCAAATGGCATCCAAGAGATGTACTGTTCGCATCCGTTCAGACCTGCCCACTGAG AGTCTGGCAACAGCCATCGCTGGCACTAAGGTGTTGTCGGCCCAACAAGTGATAAAGAATGAGGCAGGAGAAGAG GTTTATATTCCTTTGAAATCATCTGGAGTGGATGTGCCTCAAAACTCAGCCCTGCCGGATTACCTcccagaagaagaggagagccCTGTGAGGGAGGTCGATCGAGCAATTTCCCGCACCACAGCCAAGGAAGATTCCAGCGGTAGCTGGCTCAACGCTGCTGCCAGTTTcctcacaaaaacattttactggTGA
- the mtfr2 gene encoding mitochondrial fission regulator 2, whose product MSLAEDVLYVMRIVLEYFGVPPDVLVPVWNSPLCGQYRSIVRMIGSNLPLTPTPRVQFQVALLGHRHHEYIEPIVDTPAIPSFADVMWVFEDEGDSCAKTRNHLPPVRRSTVNQDVMRCPEPAFIRAQRGGPPVRQTPDSEALKKITALESELLKLRAQIALIVTAAPASGLVESPNEPASPGISLSHPLPALTSTPRHVAPPPPPPPPPPPCPSIFTGSKERKDEKDLDKGHQRTKGSENKGMPSMLDVLKDLNHVKLRSVKRSPGGKPVRRRSKGGTALLNDPAALIAEALKKKFTHFRHNTSSDKENSLELSPFGSPESPKVPHPPRRSRGHRHLLHH is encoded by the exons ATGTCCCTAGCAGAGGATGTTCTTTATGTGATGCGCATCGTCCTGGagtactttggtgttcctccagaCGTG CTGGTTCCAGTGTGGAATAGTCCGCTGTGCGGTCAGTATCGCAGCATTGTGCGGATGATTGGATCAAATCTCCCACTGACACCGACACCACGTGTCCAGTTTCAG GTCGCTTTGCTCGGCCATAGGCACCATGAATATATCGAGCCCATTGTGGACACACCAGCCATCCCTTCCTTTGCTGATGTCATGTGGGTGTTTGAGGATGAGGGTGACAGCTGTGCTAAAAcgag GAACCACCTACCTCCAGTAAGGCGAAGTACTGTAAATCAAGATGTGATGAGATGTCCAGAACCAGCATTCATACGAGCTCAGAGAGGAGGGCCACCTGTAAGACAGACGCCTGATTCAGAAGCTCTGAAGAAGATCACAGCGCTGGAGAGTGAGCTGCTGAAACTGCGAGCTCAGATTGCTTTGATAGTTACTGCTGCTCCAGCCTCAG GTCTGGTTGAATCCCCAAATGAGCCTGCCTCACCTGGGATTTCCCTTTCCCATCCACTTCCAGCGCTCACCTCCACACCTCGCCATgtggctcctcctcctccaccaccaccccctcctcctccctgccCTAGCATTTTCACTGGgtcaaaggaaaggaaggatgAGAAAGATCTCGATAAGGGTCACCAGAGGACCAAGGGGTCTGAAAATAAAGGGATGCCCTCCATGCTGGATGTTCTAAAGGACTTAAATCATGTTAAACTGCGCTCAGTGAAGAG ATCTCCAGGGGGCAAACCAGTTAGGAGGCGCAGTAAAGGAGGTACGGCATTGCTTAATGACCCGGCAGCTCTGATTGCTGAAGCACTGAAGAAAAAGTTCACCCATTTCCGCCACAACACTTCCTCTGACAAAGAGAACTCCCTTGAGCTCTCACCTTTCGGCAGTCCTGAGTCACCTAAG GTTCCTCACCCCCCTCGGCGAAGTCGGGGACACCGCCACCTGTTACATCATTAA
- the armc1l gene encoding armadillo repeat containing 1, like isoform X1 — translation MYFFPIKLLKMMDALSVVSQLRDLASEPQNRDVIVQDQGCLPGLVLFLDHQNPDVLFATLQTLRYLAELSTNIPTMKNELGMMVSLENLLARDGLSVDITSLAKEVYDILNAPANPPPERRKKPQFFLNSSNKKAKSITLHIQGLDSSHRGLCEEALLKVKGVISFTFQMASKRCTVRIRSDLPTESLATAIAGTKVLSAQQVIKNEAGEEVYIPLKSSGVDVPQNSALPDYLPEEEESPVREVDRAISRTTAKEDSSGSWLNAAASFLTKTFYW, via the exons atgtatttttt TCCGATAAAGTTGTTAAAGATGATGGATGCACTGTCGGTGGTGAGTCAGCTCCGGGACTTGGCTTCTGAGCCCCAGAACCGCGACGTGATAGTCCAGGATCAGGGCTGTCTCCCTGGGTTGGTTCTCTTCCTGGACCACCAGAACCCAGATGTCCTTTTTGCAACTCTACAG ACCCTACGTTACTTGGCTGAGTTATCTACCAACATCCCCACCATGAAGAATGAACTGGGTATGATGGTGAGCTTGGAGAATCTTTTGGCAAG AGATGGTCTTTCTGTTGATATCACCTCTTTGGCCAAGGAAGTTTACGATATTCTCAATGCACCTGCTAATCCTCCGcctgagagaagaaagaaaccCCAGTTCTTTCTCAATTCTTCCAACAAGAAGGCCAAGTCCATCACTCTGCACATACAGGGCTTGGACAGCTCT CATCGAGGTTTGTGCGAGGAAGCTCTTCTGAAGGTCAAAGGAGTGATAAGCTTCACTTTCCAAATGGCATCCAAGAGATGTACTGTTCGCATCCGTTCAGACCTGCCCACTGAG AGTCTGGCAACAGCCATCGCTGGCACTAAGGTGTTGTCGGCCCAACAAGTGATAAAGAATGAGGCAGGAGAAGAG GTTTATATTCCTTTGAAATCATCTGGAGTGGATGTGCCTCAAAACTCAGCCCTGCCGGATTACCTcccagaagaagaggagagccCTGTGAGGGAGGTCGATCGAGCAATTTCCCGCACCACAGCCAAGGAAGATTCCAGCGGTAGCTGGCTCAACGCTGCTGCCAGTTTcctcacaaaaacattttactggTGA